One genomic region from Henningerozyma blattae CBS 6284 chromosome 2, complete genome encodes:
- the TBLA0B09815 gene encoding uncharacterized protein (similar to Saccharomyces cerevisiae WHI4 (YDL224C) and WHI3 (YNL197C); ancestral locus Anc_2.52) produces the protein MDLSNYIMAPPAVSATSASAASNSIINHSTLTNANNTSMNSSSTPTTSNNTSPLHLSSILHTLSLDDPTPISNTNSHSINSNNNNNNNNTTNTHNNATTTSINKYILKIYNVPLDITLRQAYSLFALAQDIIIENIQLKPLSAPSPSSISNTTSTSGVLSSSANTSSSASSITSTTSNKINGNNINKNSLDASHVYQQPHHHANTVDTKVEFSGSELSQLIVVDIIGSLDMIKFYSNILNMNRSTLFGPSTPTCVSSQINIEINDEFNNKLVDYSNNIPSMIKDQNLNLNLNLNLNLNDHTLEKSNTNINSAVSAIDNLSNDLSNNLNLPPYINNFQLSPSQRSSIHQHSNRFSFTDPFNNKNNNSNNNSNIHSNNNSSSTSNSNNNISNINNNNNNNNIHFTPQKILLNTSIPAHTQSQPDLISNSLTTPTLPGKNNTNTATTPANDFIWNPKTPVINTNSNSYLNSSISQEHLLLNNNNNNNNNAMNDYSISQNSTPQKLVNSSSSNNSSISNMINPTLSTNSNSNRNYNYNYSYNYFSNQSNNNSNSNNSNPAPNNSGNIMNSIPNGNVYIHQHLPIPPPPLSQQQPSNHHHQIYTNQNNNNSSSVISQADLLLLSKIPPPSNPADQNPPCNTLYVGNLPLDATEMELRQLFSNQPGFKRLSFRNKNSSSVSTPTSANPMSLSSNSNNNNNNNNNNHGPMCFVEFEDISYATRALAELYGSQLPRNLDYNNNPTNGISNNSKNGIRLSFSKNPLGVRSNKRHNNNNQANNNSMNNLNVSMNNSIMNSTNSSNLTLINSNTTTTPTTEHHTYSYLTGYSQT, from the coding sequence ATGGATTTGTCAAATTATATCATGGCTCCCCCTGCGGTAAGTGCTACTAGTGCCTCTGCTGCTTCAAACAGTATTATCAATCACTCTACATTGACCAATGCCAACAACACCTCGATGAATTCCTCTTCAACTCCAACAACTAGCAATAACACGTCTCCGTTACACTTGTCTTCCATTTTGCACACCTTATCATTAGACGACCCAACCCCCATTTCAAACACAAATAGCCACAGCATCAACagtaacaacaacaacaacaacaacaacactACTAATACGCACAACAATGCCACTACCACCTCTATCAATAAGTACATCTTGAAAATATACAACGTCCCCTTGGACATCACTTTAAGACAAGCTTATTCTCTATTTGCCTTGGCTCAAGACATCATTATCGAGAATATTCAACTGAAACCCTTGTCTGCTCCTTCTCCATCGTCTATTTCAAATACTACAAGCACTTCCGGTGTCTTATCCTCCTCTGCAAATACCTCTTCTTCGGCATCTTCTATCACAAGCACTAcatctaataaaattaatggtaataatattaataaaaatagtttaGACGCTAGTCACGTGTATCAACAACCTCATCACCATGCTAATACTGTAGATACAAAAGTGGAATTCTCGGGTTCGGAGTTATCTCAATTGATCGTGGTTGATATAATAGGCTCGTTGGATATGATCAagttttattcaaatattttaaacatgAACAGGTCCACTCTTTTTGGGCCTTCTACTCCAACTTGTGTTTCTTCTCAAATTAACATTGAAATCAATGATGAATTCAACAATAAACTTGTCGATTATTCCAATAATATTCCTTCAATGATAAAAGATCAAAActtaaatttaaacttgaatttaaatttaaatttaaacgATCATACTTTGGAAAAATCAAACACAAATATCAACAGCGCTGTTAGTGCTATAGATAATTTGTCCAATGATTTGTCAaacaatttgaatttacCACCTTATATCAACAACTTCCAATTATCACCTTCCCAAAGATCTTCCATTCATCAACATTCAAACAGATTTTCGTTTACTGATCCgtttaataacaaaaataataactctaataataattcaaatattcattcaaataacaattcttcatcaacatcaaattctaataataacatctctaatattaataataacaataacaataataacattcaTTTCACTCCgcaaaaaattttattaaatacttCTATACCCGCCCATACACAATCCCAACCAGATTTGATTAGCAATAGCTTAACTACCCCAACTCTACCCGGCAAGAACAATACCAACACGGCTACTACACCTGCAAATGATTTCATTTGGAATCCAAAGACTCCAGTTATCAATACAAACTCAAATTcttatttgaattcttcTATTTCTCAAGAACATTTGTTATtgaacaacaacaataacaataacaacaatGCAATGAACgattattcaatttctcAAAATTCAACTCCTCAGAAATTAGtcaattcttcttcttccaaTAACTCTTCCATTTCAAATATGATAAACCCTACTCTAAgtacaaattcaaattcaaatagaaattataattataactatagttataattatttttcaaatcaatcTAATAACAACAGTAATAGCAACAATAGTAATCCTGCTCCAAATAATAGTGGAAATATTATGAATAGTATTCCAAATGGTAATGTTTATATACATCAGCATTTACCTATCCCTCCACCTCCATTATCTCAGCAGCAACCTTCTAaccatcatcatcaaatttACACTAAtcagaataataataattcttcatctgtAATATCACAAgctgatttattattattatctaaaatCCCACCTCCTTCTAATCCTGCAGATCAGAATCCTCCTTGTAATACTCTTTATGTGGGTAATTTACCTTTAGATGCTACAGAAATGGAATTGAgacaattattttcaaaccAACCTGGATTTAAAAGGCTATCTTTCCGTAATAAGAATAGTTCAAGCGTATCTACTCCAACTTCTGCAAATCCAATgtcattatcatcaaactcaaataataacaataataataataataataatcatgGCCCAATGTGTTTTGTGgaatttgaagatatttCATATGCTACTAGAGCTTTAGCCGAATTATATGGTAGTCAATTACCAAGAAATTTagattataataataacccTACAAATggtatttcaaataattctaagAATGGTATTAGGTTAAGTTTCTCTAAAAATCCATTGGGTGTAAGAAGTAATAAGAgacataataataataatcaggctaataataatagcatgAATAATCTCAATGTAAGTATgaataatagtattatGAATAGTACTAATAGTAGTAATTTAACTTTaatcaattcaaatactaCCACCACTCCTACAACCGAACATCATACTTATAGTTATTTAACTGGCTACTCTCAAACTTAG